One Tolypothrix bouteillei VB521301 DNA window includes the following coding sequences:
- a CDS encoding HAD family hydrolase, whose amino-acid sequence MVTIECKNVKFSHIQAVLFDKNGTLEDSDAYLRALAQKGARVIDAQIPGIGEPLLMAFGVSGDTLDPAGLMAVASRRETETAAAAYIAETGRGWFESLVIARKALDEAEKYVNQTPSPLFAGTSEVLQSLSQAGLKLGILSAATTSEVRTFVERHELSDRIQVAMGVDGGPSKPDPILFLQACQALGVEPSATLMVGDSVGDMQMARNAKAAGCIGITWIGKSENVRGADVVIERLEEILVV is encoded by the coding sequence TTGGTAACGATAGAATGTAAAAACGTCAAGTTTTCCCATATCCAGGCGGTTCTATTTGACAAAAATGGGACTCTAGAAGACTCAGATGCTTATTTACGCGCCCTTGCACAGAAGGGTGCAAGGGTAATAGATGCACAAATTCCCGGTATTGGCGAGCCACTGTTAATGGCATTTGGTGTGAGTGGCGATACTTTAGATCCAGCAGGTTTAATGGCGGTAGCCAGTCGTCGCGAAACAGAAACGGCGGCGGCGGCTTACATAGCAGAAACTGGGCGGGGATGGTTTGAATCGTTGGTGATAGCCCGTAAAGCTTTGGATGAAGCGGAAAAGTATGTCAACCAAACACCTTCACCTCTGTTTGCAGGTACATCGGAAGTACTTCAATCTTTGTCGCAAGCAGGTTTGAAACTTGGGATTCTTTCAGCAGCTACAACTTCTGAAGTGCGGACTTTTGTAGAACGTCATGAATTAAGCGATCGCATCCAAGTGGCGATGGGAGTTGATGGAGGACCAAGTAAACCAGATCCCATTTTATTTTTACAAGCATGTCAAGCTTTGGGAGTCGAACCCAGTGCCACACTCATGGTAGGAGATTCTGTAGGTGATATGCAAATGGCACGTAATGCCAAAGCAGCTGGTTGCATTGGCATTACCTGGATTGGGAAATCAGAGAACGTCCGAGGTGCAGATGTGGTGATAGAGCGACTCGAGGAAATTCTTGTGGTTTGA